The proteins below come from a single Treponema phagedenis genomic window:
- a CDS encoding UvrD-helicase domain-containing protein: protein MSGKLYIAGAGAGKTTKIVKDAIATKHKKNLITTHTIANAEQIKNKIREQAGVIPENITVKTWFSFLLEDGIRPYQGAKFTKRIAGISFINGQSAGCAGKQQDAYYINKDNKIYSDKISAGVMFLDDDKSNRDNNKSLIFERLSKKYDCVYIDEVQDLVGYDLDIIARMIKYDIEVIMAGDPRQCTYKTHYATKNKRYSNGKIEAFFKNECKNLNITIDDKSLNKTYRNCKPICDFANEIYKDISLMSSEKEKEADHCGVFIIREEYVEQYLEKFRPVQLRCNILVKINSEYVALNLGESKGLEFDRVLIYPTENIWRWIFDSSIALKPGTRADFYVAITRARYSVAIVEKKIKKQCPMTNKYITYWEPDGIIPHVNKIVEMKTITSKKLIKS from the coding sequence ATGAGTGGTAAATTATATATTGCCGGGGCCGGGGCAGGAAAGACAACCAAAATAGTTAAGGATGCGATAGCCACAAAACATAAAAAAAATTTGATAACTACCCATACAATAGCTAATGCTGAGCAGATAAAAAACAAAATAAGAGAACAGGCCGGAGTTATTCCGGAAAACATTACCGTCAAAACATGGTTTTCATTTTTACTTGAAGACGGAATAAGACCCTATCAGGGTGCTAAATTTACAAAACGAATAGCTGGGATTTCTTTCATAAACGGACAGAGTGCTGGATGTGCCGGCAAACAGCAAGATGCATATTATATAAATAAAGATAATAAAATATATTCTGATAAGATTTCAGCAGGTGTAATGTTTTTAGATGATGATAAGAGTAATAGGGATAATAATAAAAGTTTGATTTTTGAACGACTTTCAAAAAAATATGATTGTGTTTATATCGATGAAGTGCAAGATTTGGTAGGCTATGATTTAGATATAATAGCGCGCATGATAAAATATGACATAGAAGTTATAATGGCTGGTGATCCTCGCCAATGTACATATAAAACACATTATGCTACAAAAAATAAAAGATATTCAAATGGCAAAATAGAAGCTTTTTTTAAAAATGAATGCAAAAATTTAAATATCACAATTGATGATAAAAGTTTAAATAAAACATACAGGAACTGTAAACCCATATGTGATTTTGCAAATGAAATTTACAAAGATATATCACTGATGAGCTCAGAAAAAGAAAAGGAGGCAGACCATTGCGGGGTTTTTATAATAAGGGAAGAATATGTTGAACAATATTTAGAGAAATTCCGTCCGGTACAACTAAGATGTAACATACTAGTTAAAATAAATAGTGAGTATGTTGCCCTTAATCTTGGAGAGTCTAAAGGTTTGGAGTTTGACAGGGTGCTTATATACCCTACAGAAAATATATGGAGGTGGATTTTTGATTCATCCATAGCGCTGAAGCCAGGTACTAGAGCTGATTTTTATGTTGCTATAACAAGAGCAAGATATAGTGTGGCAATTGTAGAAAAAAAAATAAAAAAACAGTGTCCAATGACTAATAAATATATAACTTATTGGGAACCTGACGGGATTATTCCTCATGTAAATAAAATAGTTGAAATGAAAACAATAACGAGTAAAAAATTGATAAAATCGTAG
- a CDS encoding ATP-dependent nuclease, whose product MHWFRRQKSYSVGRPWNNVGKGTQCIIKTHLALNDKNSENKKVVLIEEPECHLSHSTLNIFLKSLEYTYQGKQIIISTHSSFVANKLGLANLLLLNNSNLVKIRELSEETDIFFRKIAGYDTLRLLLCKKAILVEGDSDELIVQKAYMSEHDGHLPIHDGIDVISVGTSFLRFLELSEKLEKEVIVITDNDGNIEALHRKYCNYIGNNQKSNIKICYDSTEHEYTGKLKNYNYNTLEPCMLRANDLPLLNRILGKSFEDEDSLLKYMKENKTESAIKIFDTTEPLSFPKYIMEAL is encoded by the coding sequence ATCCACTGGTTTAGGAGACAAAAAAGTTACTCTGTCGGTAGACCTTGGAACAATGTAGGCAAAGGAACTCAGTGTATTATCAAAACGCACCTTGCGTTAAATGATAAAAACAGCGAAAACAAAAAAGTAGTATTGATAGAAGAGCCCGAATGCCACTTATCCCATTCAACATTGAATATTTTTCTGAAGAGCTTAGAGTATACATATCAAGGAAAGCAAATTATAATATCAACACATAGCAGTTTTGTTGCAAATAAATTGGGACTTGCAAATTTATTATTATTAAATAATTCTAACTTAGTTAAAATACGTGAACTTTCTGAAGAAACAGATATTTTTTTCCGAAAGATTGCGGGATATGATACTTTAAGATTACTTTTATGCAAAAAAGCTATACTTGTTGAAGGAGACTCTGACGAATTAATAGTACAGAAGGCATATATGTCAGAACATGATGGGCACCTTCCAATACACGATGGAATAGATGTAATTTCAGTTGGAACATCTTTTTTGCGATTTTTAGAACTGTCAGAAAAATTGGAAAAAGAGGTGATTGTAATAACTGATAATGACGGAAACATTGAAGCATTGCATAGAAAATATTGTAACTATATAGGTAATAATCAAAAATCAAATATTAAAATATGCTATGACAGTACAGAACATGAATATACGGGAAAATTGAAAAATTATAATTATAACACGCTTGAACCTTGCATGCTTAGGGCAAATGATTTGCCTCTATTAAATCGCATTTTAGGAAAATCGTTTGAAGACGAAGATAGTTTATTAAAGTATATGAAAGAAAATAAAACAGAGAGTGCTATTAAAATTTTTGATACAACTGAACCGTTAAGTTTTCCTAAGTACATAATGGAGGCATTATGA